The proteins below are encoded in one region of Salmo salar chromosome ssa02, Ssal_v3.1, whole genome shotgun sequence:
- the LOC106581307 gene encoding T-cell differentiation antigen CD6 isoform X2 — MELFRTPILLSLLVLSQAFLNQDHSVPGKFSGSGETDEQQTSNLTISHPPRLSQHCSGVVEVLHRGLWRPVTFDLGSAEWAKVAEDICTNLSCGAVYELRQNGTATLNYSSSTCLSQCAYRDLLVENCTELSYTDCSNLTEITCGHQAVRLAGGSHHCEGRVELWREEKWGTVCDDSWDLRDGGVVCAQLGCGSALNVSGEDGSFEAGVGQVLLDEVNCGGSERNLWECPSMGTVNNCGHKEDAAVVCSGIPSRPGNETAEQNTQTSTTGSVLLVTSAESWSSPPTAAVWGCIALSIALLLTLLSNASLFLSYRRRAALLVHQRQDGRQLSIQSQHTDRGERVNLLTVTTDTADYTPQYHSKQPSQNDADASCDSDYENYDFNDQPSVAMATALVRVLDNGGSTSREPWETTQTAETSDSPEKYNIVAETIDSIEKNNPAAQSLHSLVSSSTSSGECYENIETQEKELLDSGPDLRETALTDLICGREPSLGSSSSTSSGESYYNVEMAVKQHLQSENTYTHSPVQPTGTHQDQQQPVNRSCHLLSNQNQDDSSSSSSSELYENIKVQDEEGIGDATVKEDPDQSLSDSDYDDITNY; from the exons ATGGAACTGTTCAGGACGCCAATACTTCTGTCACTTCTGGTTCTCTCTCAAG CCTTTCTAAATCAAGACCACTCTGTTCCGGGGAAATTCTCTGGGTCAGGAGAGACTGATGAGCAGCAGACATCCAATCTAA CCATATCTCACCCCCCCAGGCTATCTCAGCACTGCTCTGGGGTTGTCGAGGTGCTCCATCGAGGGCTGTGGAGGCCAGTGACCTTTGACCTTGGGTCTGCAGAGTGGGCCAAAGTGGCGGAGGACATATGTACCAACCTGAGCTGCGGGGCAGTGTACGAGCTCCGACAGAATGGCACAGCTACATTAAACTACTCCAGCTCAACGTGTCTGAGCCAGTGTGCCTACAGAGACCTACTGGTGGAGAACTGTACAGAGCTCTCATACACAGACTGCTCTAACCTGACTGAGATAACCTGTG GGCACCAGGCCGTGCGATTGGCTGGAGGCTCACACCACTGTGAGGGACGGGTGGAGTTGTGGAGAGAGGAAAAATGGGGAACGGTGTGTGACGATAGTTGGGACCTGAGAGATGGGGGCGTGGTCTGTGCTCAATTGGGCTGTGGCTCTGCCCTAAATGTGAGTGGGGAGGACGGGTCCTTTGAAGCGGGTGTTGGTCAGGTTCTCTTAGATGAGGTGAACTGTGGGGGGAGCGAGCGGAACCTATGGGAGTGTCCCTCCATGGGGACAGTCAACAACTGTGGACACAAAGAGGACGCTGCAGTGGTTTGTTCAG GAATTCCATCTCGACCAGGCAACGAGACGGCAGAACAGAACACCCAGACTTCAACCACAG GCTCAGTTCTACTAGTCACCAGTGCAGAGAGCTGGTCCTCTCCTCCCACAGCTGCTGTCTGGGGCTGCATCGCATTGTCTATAGCCCTCCTCCTCACACTCCTCTCCAATGCTTCACTCTTCCTGTCTTACAGGAGGAGAGCTG CACTTCTGGTTCACCAAAGACAAGATGGCCGCCAGCTGTCCATCCAGTCTCAACACACTGACCGAGGGGAGAGAGTCAACCTCCTCACAGTCACCACGGACACAGCTGATTACA CTCCACAGTACCATTCCAAACAGCCCTCTCAGAATGACGCCGACGCCTCGTGTGACTCTGACTATGAAAACTATGACTTCAATGACCAACCCTCTGTTGCCATGGCTACTGCACTTG TCAGGGTCCTTGACAATGGAGGAAGCACAAGCAGAGAGCCATGGGAAACCACGCAGACAGCAGAGACTTCTGACTCTCCTGAGAAATATAATATTGTTGCTGAGACAATCGACAGCATTGAGAAAAATAACCCTGCCGCCCAAAGCC TGCATTCGCTGGTGTCATCCAGCACATCTTCTGGGGAATGCTATGAAAACATTGAGACACAGGAGAAGGAGCTGCTGGACTCAG GTCCAGATTTGAGAGAAACTGCCCTCACAGACTTGATCTGTGGAAGAGAGCCATCCTTGGGATCGAGTAGTAGTACATCATCTGGGGAATCCTACTACAACGTGGAGATGGCAGTGAAACAGCATCTACAGTCAG AAAACACCTATACACATTCCCCTGTGCAACCAACCGGTACACACCAGGATCAGCAACAGCCTGTGAACAGGAGCTGCCACCTACTGAGCAATCAAAATCAAG ATGATTCAAGCAGCTCATCCTCCTCTGAGCTTTATGAGAACATAAAAGTCCAAGATGAAGAGGGGATTGGTGATGCTACCGTGAAGGAAGACCCGGACCAGTCTCTTTCTGACAGTGACTACGATgacataacaaattactag
- the LOC106581307 gene encoding T-cell differentiation antigen CD6 isoform X1: protein MELFRTPILLSLLVLSQAFLNQDHSVPGKFSGSGETDEQQTSNLTISHPPRLSQHCSGVVEVLHRGLWRPVTFDLGSAEWAKVAEDICTNLSCGAVYELRQNGTATLNYSSSTCLSQCAYRDLLVENCTELSYTDCSNLTEITCGHQAVRLAGGSHHCEGRVELWREEKWGTVCDDSWDLRDGGVVCAQLGCGSALNVSGEDGSFEAGVGQVLLDEVNCGGSERNLWECPSMGTVNNCGHKEDAAVVCSGIPSRPGNETAEQNTQTSTTAGSVLLVTSAESWSSPPTAAVWGCIALSIALLLTLLSNASLFLSYRRRAALLVHQRQDGRQLSIQSQHTDRGERVNLLTVTTDTADYTPQYHSKQPSQNDADASCDSDYENYDFNDQPSVAMATALVRVLDNGGSTSREPWETTQTAETSDSPEKYNIVAETIDSIEKNNPAAQSLHSLVSSSTSSGECYENIETQEKELLDSGPDLRETALTDLICGREPSLGSSSSTSSGESYYNVEMAVKQHLQSENTYTHSPVQPTGTHQDQQQPVNRSCHLLSNQNQDDSSSSSSSELYENIKVQDEEGIGDATVKEDPDQSLSDSDYDDITNY, encoded by the exons ATGGAACTGTTCAGGACGCCAATACTTCTGTCACTTCTGGTTCTCTCTCAAG CCTTTCTAAATCAAGACCACTCTGTTCCGGGGAAATTCTCTGGGTCAGGAGAGACTGATGAGCAGCAGACATCCAATCTAA CCATATCTCACCCCCCCAGGCTATCTCAGCACTGCTCTGGGGTTGTCGAGGTGCTCCATCGAGGGCTGTGGAGGCCAGTGACCTTTGACCTTGGGTCTGCAGAGTGGGCCAAAGTGGCGGAGGACATATGTACCAACCTGAGCTGCGGGGCAGTGTACGAGCTCCGACAGAATGGCACAGCTACATTAAACTACTCCAGCTCAACGTGTCTGAGCCAGTGTGCCTACAGAGACCTACTGGTGGAGAACTGTACAGAGCTCTCATACACAGACTGCTCTAACCTGACTGAGATAACCTGTG GGCACCAGGCCGTGCGATTGGCTGGAGGCTCACACCACTGTGAGGGACGGGTGGAGTTGTGGAGAGAGGAAAAATGGGGAACGGTGTGTGACGATAGTTGGGACCTGAGAGATGGGGGCGTGGTCTGTGCTCAATTGGGCTGTGGCTCTGCCCTAAATGTGAGTGGGGAGGACGGGTCCTTTGAAGCGGGTGTTGGTCAGGTTCTCTTAGATGAGGTGAACTGTGGGGGGAGCGAGCGGAACCTATGGGAGTGTCCCTCCATGGGGACAGTCAACAACTGTGGACACAAAGAGGACGCTGCAGTGGTTTGTTCAG GAATTCCATCTCGACCAGGCAACGAGACGGCAGAACAGAACACCCAGACTTCAACCACAG CAGGCTCAGTTCTACTAGTCACCAGTGCAGAGAGCTGGTCCTCTCCTCCCACAGCTGCTGTCTGGGGCTGCATCGCATTGTCTATAGCCCTCCTCCTCACACTCCTCTCCAATGCTTCACTCTTCCTGTCTTACAGGAGGAGAGCTG CACTTCTGGTTCACCAAAGACAAGATGGCCGCCAGCTGTCCATCCAGTCTCAACACACTGACCGAGGGGAGAGAGTCAACCTCCTCACAGTCACCACGGACACAGCTGATTACA CTCCACAGTACCATTCCAAACAGCCCTCTCAGAATGACGCCGACGCCTCGTGTGACTCTGACTATGAAAACTATGACTTCAATGACCAACCCTCTGTTGCCATGGCTACTGCACTTG TCAGGGTCCTTGACAATGGAGGAAGCACAAGCAGAGAGCCATGGGAAACCACGCAGACAGCAGAGACTTCTGACTCTCCTGAGAAATATAATATTGTTGCTGAGACAATCGACAGCATTGAGAAAAATAACCCTGCCGCCCAAAGCC TGCATTCGCTGGTGTCATCCAGCACATCTTCTGGGGAATGCTATGAAAACATTGAGACACAGGAGAAGGAGCTGCTGGACTCAG GTCCAGATTTGAGAGAAACTGCCCTCACAGACTTGATCTGTGGAAGAGAGCCATCCTTGGGATCGAGTAGTAGTACATCATCTGGGGAATCCTACTACAACGTGGAGATGGCAGTGAAACAGCATCTACAGTCAG AAAACACCTATACACATTCCCCTGTGCAACCAACCGGTACACACCAGGATCAGCAACAGCCTGTGAACAGGAGCTGCCACCTACTGAGCAATCAAAATCAAG ATGATTCAAGCAGCTCATCCTCCTCTGAGCTTTATGAGAACATAAAAGTCCAAGATGAAGAGGGGATTGGTGATGCTACCGTGAAGGAAGACCCGGACCAGTCTCTTTCTGACAGTGACTACGATgacataacaaattactag